The Prionailurus viverrinus isolate Anna chromosome B4, UM_Priviv_1.0, whole genome shotgun sequence genome has a window encoding:
- the LOC125171161 gene encoding uncharacterized protein LOC125171161 — protein MTQRFPASSVLGLPQGGQPDCHAELRRLQRIQAWELLSVLENRHVTPHPFASRLYTEEGFQNGLRLLRGAGARIAIMTSTGPCGAPGVGGGQGEAWGDWLRRRGQEWNPWRKRLVAARARLTWDGRGQRSVLEERVGARRGVRNERENSGRARETWGVPRGGESGWPRLQAEERVPGVKGVSRREDRGQRHRYEGQSLSLRVRHPVATPVAQLSRPAPPRPTAEFEHCWEPFVDNQGRAFEPRDTLVSQSQDLAETLQVTGELPPPQGLPCPPPFCPLSLAFPCPLPLPLGHLLPPRVPAPPLPHPGLLPRLPHLLVSPSLPIFVAARPLLCALCPPVSPPAPLTFTLLSWSRKPEGWASVPLRTQEASVGQQNKTLPPKKCTLALHRHPQIDVMKPAEGNEPRANSPKKKK, from the coding sequence ATGACACAACGctttcctgcctcctctgtgcTCGGCCTGCCCCAGGGAGGTCAGCCGGACTGCCACGCGGAGTTACGCCGGCTGCAGCGGATCCAGGCCTGGGAGCTGCTTTCCGTCCTGGAGAACAGACACGTGACCCCACACCCCTTCGCCTCCCGCCTCTATACCGAGGAAGGATTTCAGAATGGGTTGCGCCTCCTGCGGGGGGCCGGGGCCCGCATCGCCATCATGACCTCCACCGGTCCGTGTGGAGCTCCCGGGGTGGGCggtgggcagggagaggcctGGGGGGACTGGCTACGAAGGCGTGGGCAGGAGTGGAATCCCTGGCGGAAGCGTCTGGTGGCGGCACGGGCCAGGCTGACCTGGGACGGCAGGGGACAGCGGAGCGTGCTGGAAGAGAGAGTTGGGGCCAGGAGAGGAGTCCGGAACGAGCGGGAGAATAGCGGACGTGCAAGAGAGACATGGGGTGTCCCGAGAGGAGGGGAATCCGGCTGGCCGAGACTGCAGGCTGAAGAAAGAGTCCCGGGGGTGAAAGGAGTCAGTCGCCGGGAGGACAGAGGGCAGCGGCACCGTTATGAAGGGCAAAGCCTGTCCCTGAGAGTCAGACACCCTGTGGCCACCCCTGTGGCCCAGctctcccgccccgccccgccccgccccactgCAGAGTTTGAGCACTGCTGGGAACCCTTCGTGGACAACCAGGGAAGAGCCTTCGAGCCCCGGGACACGCTGGTCTCCCAGAGTCAGGACCTCGCTGAGACGCTGCAGGTCACAGGtgagctccctcctccccaaggcctcccctgccctcctccattctgtcctctctctctggcctttccctgtccccttcctcttcctctgggtCACCTGCTCCCTCCCAGGGTGCCagctccacccctgccccacccaggcctcctgcctCGGCTTCCCCACCTCCTCGtgtccccctcccttcccatcttTGTGGCTGCCAGACCACTTCTGTGTGCCCTCTGTCCACCTGTCTCACCGCCCGCCCCACTCACCTTCACCCTCCTGTCCTGGAGCAGAAAGCCTGAAGGGTGGGCCTCAGTCCCGCTAAGAACGCAGGAGGCCTCTGTTGGACAGCAGAATAAAACACTTCCTCCCAAGAAATGTACACTTGCCCTTCACCGCCATCCCCAGATTGATGTAATGAAGCCAGCAGAAGGCAATGAGCCCAGAGCAAatagtcctaaaaaaaaaaaataa